Sequence from the Lysobacter capsici genome:
TGCAAACGGACGAATGGAAGCAGACCACCGACTTGCTGCAACTGATTCTCGAGGACGCCGAACACGCGCCGCTGGTGCGATTGCGCGCGCTGGTGCATGCCTTCATCCGCTCGGAATGCGACGAGGCGCAGATGCGCGGCGCGCTCAACGACGCCGCGCCGCTATATCGCGATGCCCCCGAGGCGCGCGCTGCGCGCGCCTCCAGCGAAAAGACCTTTCAAAAATTCATGCGCGAGGCCCTGCCCGACGCCTCGGCGGCGAAGCGCAAGCTCGCCGGCGATCTGATCACCTCGACGCTCAGCACGGTCGGAAAGCGATTCTCGACCACCGCGCCGACGGCCGCGCAGATCAAGGTTTACTCGGACGCGATGGCGGACATGTTCTGCGCGTATATCGCGAAGATCGCGCGCGACTGAGGTTGCGCGCGGTCGATCCGCTGGCCGGTGCCGGCGGCGATGGCGACCGTTCGGCCATCGGCGATTTCGCCCACAACTCGCCGCATAGGTGACGCCCATGGCGGATTGCGTTAGCTGCGGCGAGCGCGGCGGCTTTTCCCCAAAGGTTTCTGCAAAAATCCGGGCCACGGCGGATGCAAGTCGATTACGTCGCGATCGCGACGTCGGCGCATGCACGGCGTGATCGGCTCATCGTTCGAATGTCGGCGTGTGCGATCGGGCCGGCCGAAACTGCATCGTCCCTCATC
This genomic interval carries:
- a CDS encoding TetR family transcriptional regulator; translation: MTDRPTPRISSRKQPKQTRSAGLVAAVLEAATRVLAEEGAARFTTARVAERAGVSIGSLYQYFPNKAAILFRLQTDEWKQTTDLLQLILEDAEHAPLVRLRALVHAFIRSECDEAQMRGALNDAAPLYRDAPEARAARASSEKTFQKFMREALPDASAAKRKLAGDLITSTLSTVGKRFSTTAPTAAQIKVYSDAMADMFCAYIAKIARD